AGAGATGTTGAATTTGCGTATGCGCAGCAAGGATTAACTTTCAGTTGTTGTGATGATAGATAGCGCTTGAACGCCGTCTCCGCAGCCGAAGTCAGTCAGCCCCTCGCCGGAAATTGCAGTGATCCCTACCTGAGAAATGCTAAGTCCCATGATTCTGGCGATGTTTTCTCTCATTTCGAGGATTTTTTCTTCAAATCGGGGCTTTTTTGCCTCAATGGAAATGGCAACATGGGTAATTTTTTGCTGCCCCAACGTTTTCAAAGCTTCTTTTAGATAGACTTCGCTGTCGGTGATCCCGTCTTTCAAGCAAAGATCTTCCGCAATACCGCCAAGAATTTTTTCTCCGGTCAGGGATGAAATAGCGTTGCAGAGGGAGTGTAAAACGACATCGCCGTCTGAGTTTGCATTGAATCCTGGGGCATCGTCAAAGATTAAGCCTCCAATAACGCAAGGTTTGGAAGAGTCGGTTGATAAGAAGCGGTGGCTGTCTTGGCCTAGCCCCGATTTGACAGTCATTGATTTCTCCATAGATGAGTTGATACAAGCAAAAGCAAATGTTGGCATATCCCGTCATTAATCTGAAGAGGTAATTGTTGAATATTTAATCTGCAGATGTTATGAATCAATCCCTTATAAGAAGGGATGAAAGGATGTTATCGGACTTCAAGGCGACAGAGGTGATGGAAGTTGTTGGCGGGAAGCCTCTTATGGGGAAAATAAAGGCTTCCGGTGCGAAGAATGCAATGACAAAACTTCTGGTGGCTTCTCTTCTCTCTGATAAAAAATGCACGTTTTTCAACGTTCCAAATATTGGTGACGTCCAAATTACCGTTGAACTATGCCGCGAGATTGGAATGGATGTTAAATGGGACAAAGAAGCCGGTGTGATGGAGGTTCTGACAAGAACTTTACGCACCTCTTATATCCCCCAGCGTTTTTCCGGCTCCAATCGCATACCGATTCTGATGATCGGGGCGCTTCTCGGAAGGACCGATGAAGAAATTATCGTTCCGACTGTCGGTGGTTGTGTGCTTGGTCCACGGCCGGTGGATTTTCATATCAGCGCGCTTAGGCAATTGGGTGCAACGATAGAATTTCGACGGATGAAGCGTGAAGGAGCGTATTTTGCCCACGCACATGAAGGGCTTAAAGGAACAGTAATCGAGCTGCCATTCCCTTCTGTCGGAGCAACGGAGAATACTATTCTAGCCGGAGTTGCAGCCAGAGGGACGACGGAAATTCGCAATGCGGCAACCGAACCTGAAGTGGTCGATTTGATTCTGTTTTTGCAGAAATTGGGAGCAAACATCACACTTGATGTCGACCGCACGATTAGGATACAAGGAACGCGTCGTTTCTATGAGGTTGAACATACGGTAATTCCCGACCGCATTGAAGCGGCTTCATGGGGGATGGCGGCTATTGCTTCAAAAGGAAGAGTTTTTGTCGAAGGGGCCCAGCATCAACATCTTTTAACTTTTCTCAATAAAATCAGGGAGATTGGAGGCGGCTATCACGTCAGGCATGAAGGAATAGAGTTCTTTTACGACGGACCTCTTCAGGGAGGAATCCATCTTGAAACAGATGTGCACCCGGGATTTATGACCGATTGGCAGCAACCTTTTGTCGTCCTTCTTACTCAAGCGACAGGAACTTCGGTTGTTCACGAAACGGTTTATGAAAATCGTTTTGGATATACGGACACTTTAAAGGAAATGGGGGCTGAAATTACTCTCTTTAGGCAGTGCCTTGGAGGGAAAGAATGCCGCTTTTCTTCTCAAGCTTTTTCTCATAGTTTGATTGTTAAGGGGGTCTCTCCTTTGACAGGCAGGGAGATCAATATTCCGGATCTGCGAGCCGGTTTTTCTTATGTGATGGCGGCTTTGATTCCAAAAGAAAAAAGTGTGATCAAAGGGCTCTCTTTTTTGGATAGAGGCTATGAAAACCTCGATCAAAAATTGCTTTCTTTAGGAGCGGATATTTCCAGAAAATCGCTCAAAGAGAAAAATTCCAAAGCAGCCGAAGAACAGGAATTGATCTTCTCATCATTCCGTTAATCTGAAAATAAATCTTTACTGTTTCACCCTCAATGTGTTATAATGCCAGCTTCGATTACTCAATCTGTAGGCGGCTATGTATCAAACTTCAATTTCGAATCAGTGGCGACAAATCCAACGTCAGAACTTTACCAACTGGGAGAAACTTGCTGATTTTCTGGAATTAGACGAGTTTCATCGCCAAGAGATCATGAAAAATCCCCGATTTGTTCTCAATCTTCCGATTAGGCTGGCAAAAAAGATTGAAAAGGGGAATTTGAATGATCCCATTTTGAGGCAATTCCTTCCGATGGTTGCGGAAATGGTAGAAACGGCGGGTTTCGTCAGCGATCCTGTTGGCGACCATGCTTGCAGGAAAGCTTCCAAACTTTTACATAAATACAATGGCAGGGTTCTACTGGTTTCCACAAGCGCTTGCGCGATGCATTGCAGATATTGTTTTCGTCAAAATTTTGATTACGAAGTGGAAGATAAAACTTTTGATGAAGAGTTGGAAGTGATTTCGAAAGATGAGACGATCAAAGAGGTGATTCTAAGTGGAGGAGATCCTCTTTCCCTATCTAATCGCCATTTGGGTGCTTTGCTTGAAAAAATTTCGGCGATTCCCCACATTAACCGCCTCCGCTTTCACAGCAGGTTTCCTATTGGCATCCCGGAAAGAATCGATGATGAGTTCCTTGAGGCGGTCGATCGATTGCCGCATCAAGTCTGGTTTGTGATCCATTGCAACCATCCCAGGGAATTGGACAAAGATATTTTCGATCGTCTGAACACTTTGCGGAAATTAGGAGTCAATATTTTGAATCAGGCGGTTCTCTTAAGGGGAGTCAATGATGATGCGGATACTTTAGCTGAGCTTTGTGAAACATTATCTGATCATGGAATTTTTCCTTACTATCTTCATCAGCTGGACCGTGTTCAAGGCGCCTCCCATTTTGAAGTCAGTAAAGAAGAGGGATTGCAGTTGATCGATCAATTAACGCGCCGCTTGCCGGGATATGCTGTTCCTAAATATGTGCAAGAAATTGCTGGAGAACCTAGTAAAACCCCTTTGAATTGATGATGACGCAGCCGACTGGACATTTCCTCCCTCTTGAAGACCCTGATCCTAAGGAAAGGGGTGATTTTTCTGTCCACGAGCCTGCTATTGGGATCGAGAAGGTGTGCAAAATTGCTTTTCATGTGTTGACAGCCCTTGCAGTCCTTGCAACGGCTTCGGTCATCATCGCAACAGTCTTTACCGGCACATTGCCGCTTGCAGTCTTGATTGTTTCATCGACAGCTTTGGCAATCTTATTGACTGCACAAGCTGTCAATTTGGTTAAGCCATTTCTTCCTCAAAAGGTCCAGCATGGCATCAATGTGATCCAAGCGACCGTGGTCGATCTCTTTGCCCTTTTGGCATTGGCTTTCATGTTTCCAATGAAGCAAAGCTGGTTTGATCCTCAAACAGGCGATCCCGGTCAGACGCCGATTTTATTAGTGCATGGGTACCTTCATAATAGTTCAGGGTGGGTTTATCATCGGCATCACTATAAAAAAGCGGGTTTTACCAATGTATTCACAGTAGATCTTGGCCACCCTTTCCATTCGATTGAAGCGTATTCGCATGCAGTGCGGAAAAAAGTTGAAGAGATCCGGGAAAAAACAGGACGCAGCGATATTCGGTTGATCGGCCACTCGATGGGAGGGGTTGTTTCGGCGCACTACGCATTGCATCACGCAGAAGAGGATGGAGTTGAGGTGAAAGACTTAATCACGCTTGGCTCTCCTTTGATGGGAACGCGTGTGGGGCGGATTGGAGTGGGTAAATGTGCAAAGCAGATGTGTTTTGGCTCCGATTACATTTCCGACCTTAGCAATCGGTTGAAAGAAAGTACAATTCCTCATTTTCATCAGGGAAGCAAAGCTGACATCGTGATTCTGCCTCATCGTTCGTCGTTCAATGATTGCAGAGATAAAGATACTCTGGTTTACAGCGATTTAGGACATGGATCGTTCCTATTTTCCGACCGCGTCGTCCGCGCGAACATTCACAGGCTTTCGAGCGAATAGCTTGCCTGACAGCTCTCTTTTTGATAAATTGCCGGTATGATTGATCTACCGGCTGTTGCAATTCTTTCTTTTCTTTTTCTTTTGGGAGCTGTCTTTTGGAAATGGGGCAGTTCGTTTCAGGTTCCTCACCTGAAATTTTCCCAATTACAGCCTCTGATTGAAGGGCCGTTAAGCCTCAAACAAAAGTATGCAAAACTGCCCCGTTATCTGTTGATTGCAGCTGGTTTTTTCTTCTCAACGGCCTTTCTTGACCCTCATTACTTTGTAGAAAAAGCGCCGGAGGTGAAGAAAGAGACGCCTCTCCAGCAAGTCAGTATTCCCAGCGAAGGGATCGCGATCTATTTAGTGTTGGATCAGTCAGGGTCAATGTCGGAGGAAGTTAAAGTTTTCCGAAAAACAATCACTAAGATGGACCTGCTGAAAGAGGTCACTAAAGGCTTTGTCCTTGGAAATAAACAGGAAGGTTTAACCGGGCGCCCTCAGGATATGATGGGATTGGTGACTTTTGCTCGCGGGGCGCAGGTGCTAGCTCCCTTGACGCTTGACCATCAAGCGATCATCGACCAGCTGAGCAAGCTGCAGTACACAACGGATCTTGAGCAAGACGGCACTGCGATCGGATATGCTATCTACAAAACTGCCAATCTTATTGCTGCGACACGGCATTATGCGGAAGAATTAGAGGGAGCGGGAAAACCGGCATATACGATAAAAAACTCGATCATGATTTTAGTGACTGACGGATTGCAGGCGCCCAATCCTTTGGATCAGGGAAAAGAATTTAGAAATGTCGAGTTATTGGATGCAGCTGTTTACGCCAAAAAACTAGGAGTTAAGGTGTACATCATCAATGTAGAGCCTAGGATCGCTTCAGAAGAGTTTTCTGCACACCGTTTGCTGATGAAGAAAATCACAGAGCTGACAGGGGGGAGATTCTATATGGTCGACAACTCGCTCAATCTGTCAAGCATCTATTCTGAAATCGATCAGTTGGAAAAAAGTCCGCTTCCTTTGGAAACTCAATACATTTCACCTCCTAAATCGATGCAGCCGCAGCTGTATCGCAGGGTTTCTTTCTACCCGTATTTGGTTGCTGCAGGAATGCTCTGTTTTCTCCTTTCGATTGTTCTTGAAACGCGCGTATTTCGGAGGGTTCCATGATCCCTTCCGACCTTCATTTTGCTTTTCCTGAAGGACTTTATCTTTTTCCTTTGGCTTTTTTGATCACTTTTTTGCTTTGGGGGTTGATCCGCTATCGTGCAGATCTCCTTTCGACTTTTTTCCATCACACTGTCATTGAAGAGGTCAGGGTGCCGCG
This genomic window from Waddlia chondrophila WSU 86-1044 contains:
- the ispF gene encoding 2-C-methyl-D-erythritol 2,4-cyclodiphosphate synthase, translating into MTVKSGLGQDSHRFLSTDSSKPCVIGGLIFDDAPGFNANSDGDVVLHSLCNAISSLTGEKILGGIAEDLCLKDGITDSEVYLKEALKTLGQQKITHVAISIEAKKPRFEEKILEMRENIARIMGLSISQVGITAISGEGLTDFGCGDGVQALSIITTTES
- the murA gene encoding UDP-N-acetylglucosamine 1-carboxyvinyltransferase translates to MLSDFKATEVMEVVGGKPLMGKIKASGAKNAMTKLLVASLLSDKKCTFFNVPNIGDVQITVELCREIGMDVKWDKEAGVMEVLTRTLRTSYIPQRFSGSNRIPILMIGALLGRTDEEIIVPTVGGCVLGPRPVDFHISALRQLGATIEFRRMKREGAYFAHAHEGLKGTVIELPFPSVGATENTILAGVAARGTTEIRNAATEPEVVDLILFLQKLGANITLDVDRTIRIQGTRRFYEVEHTVIPDRIEAASWGMAAIASKGRVFVEGAQHQHLLTFLNKIREIGGGYHVRHEGIEFFYDGPLQGGIHLETDVHPGFMTDWQQPFVVLLTQATGTSVVHETVYENRFGYTDTLKEMGAEITLFRQCLGGKECRFSSQAFSHSLIVKGVSPLTGREINIPDLRAGFSYVMAALIPKEKSVIKGLSFLDRGYENLDQKLLSLGADISRKSLKEKNSKAAEEQELIFSSFR
- the epmB gene encoding EF-P beta-lysylation protein EpmB encodes the protein MYQTSISNQWRQIQRQNFTNWEKLADFLELDEFHRQEIMKNPRFVLNLPIRLAKKIEKGNLNDPILRQFLPMVAEMVETAGFVSDPVGDHACRKASKLLHKYNGRVLLVSTSACAMHCRYCFRQNFDYEVEDKTFDEELEVISKDETIKEVILSGGDPLSLSNRHLGALLEKISAIPHINRLRFHSRFPIGIPERIDDEFLEAVDRLPHQVWFVIHCNHPRELDKDIFDRLNTLRKLGVNILNQAVLLRGVNDDADTLAELCETLSDHGIFPYYLHQLDRVQGASHFEVSKEEGLQLIDQLTRRLPGYAVPKYVQEIAGEPSKTPLN
- a CDS encoding esterase/lipase family protein, with protein sequence MTQPTGHFLPLEDPDPKERGDFSVHEPAIGIEKVCKIAFHVLTALAVLATASVIIATVFTGTLPLAVLIVSSTALAILLTAQAVNLVKPFLPQKVQHGINVIQATVVDLFALLALAFMFPMKQSWFDPQTGDPGQTPILLVHGYLHNSSGWVYHRHHYKKAGFTNVFTVDLGHPFHSIEAYSHAVRKKVEEIREKTGRSDIRLIGHSMGGVVSAHYALHHAEEDGVEVKDLITLGSPLMGTRVGRIGVGKCAKQMCFGSDYISDLSNRLKESTIPHFHQGSKADIVILPHRSSFNDCRDKDTLVYSDLGHGSFLFSDRVVRANIHRLSSE
- a CDS encoding vWA domain-containing protein, producing the protein MIDLPAVAILSFLFLLGAVFWKWGSSFQVPHLKFSQLQPLIEGPLSLKQKYAKLPRYLLIAAGFFFSTAFLDPHYFVEKAPEVKKETPLQQVSIPSEGIAIYLVLDQSGSMSEEVKVFRKTITKMDLLKEVTKGFVLGNKQEGLTGRPQDMMGLVTFARGAQVLAPLTLDHQAIIDQLSKLQYTTDLEQDGTAIGYAIYKTANLIAATRHYAEELEGAGKPAYTIKNSIMILVTDGLQAPNPLDQGKEFRNVELLDAAVYAKKLGVKVYIINVEPRIASEEFSAHRLLMKKITELTGGRFYMVDNSLNLSSIYSEIDQLEKSPLPLETQYISPPKSMQPQLYRRVSFYPYLVAAGMLCFLLSIVLETRVFRRVP